In the Salvelinus fontinalis isolate EN_2023a chromosome 34, ASM2944872v1, whole genome shotgun sequence genome, one interval contains:
- the slc16a6b gene encoding solute carrier family 16 member 6b isoform X2: MFGGFLISLGTISSAFVSSINEMYVTIGIVSGLGYCLTILPTITILSQYFNRRRSLVTALASSGESFAMFAFAPAFMALKETIGWRRCFIVIGLMQASVIGCGALLRPIIIRPDQEVSGEVSNKEKLSVKLQTIYELENEDTQTNVSSEESEESEESGDSGVTSLSASSADLRATTATQDPSETRALMEDQGEKNQGGQATLGTPLNQLEAGEKEQGEVGPLVQPSRPKLLDLSVLNDGAFICYSLFGLFATLGFFAPSLYIIELSKSRGVHPEKSAYMLSVMAVSEVCGRLSIGVILNKVRMRKTHVLLGCVVLLCLVLLAFALVTEFWGLAACCCLYGFLMGTVGSTHIPMLAEDYVVGIERMPSSVGVYVCIQSFAGLAGPPLGGLLVDKTQNYGSAFYSCAVGMGLGAIFLAMVGPAKSGLCHRGKTRQQEEEEGEEEEGEEERGEEEEEKVSQDSGSTDYLDVDLVVATSPAKWSPRSERCLNAV, translated from the exons ATGTTTGGGGGTTTTCTGATCAGTCTGGGAACCATCAGCTCTGCTTTCGTCTCCTCCATCAACGAGATGTACGTCACCATCGGCATCGTCTCAG GTCTGGGGTACTGCCTGACCATCCTGcccaccatcaccatcctgtCTCAGTACTTCAACAGGAGGAGGTCCCTGGTCACCGCCCTGGCCTCCTCAGGGGAGTCCTTTGCCATGTTTGCCTTCGCACCAG cCTTCATGGCCTTGAAGGAGACCATCGGCTGGCGCCGCTGCTTCATTGTCATCGGTCTCATGCAGGCCTCCGTGATTGGCTGCGGCGCTCTGCTTCGACCAATCATCATCAGACCTGACCAGGAAGTGTCCGGGGAGGTGTCCAATAAGGAGAAGCTGTCCGTTAAGCTGCAGACGATCTACGAGCTGGAAAATGAGGACACCCAGACCAACGTTAGCTCTGAGGAGTCTGAGGAGTCTGAGGAGTCAGGGGATTCCGGGGtcacctctctgtctgcctccagTGCTGACCTCCGGGCCACCACAGCCACACAGGACCCCTCTGAGACCCGGGCCCTCATGGAGGACCAGGGGGAGAAGAACCAGGGTGGACAGGCAACCCTTGGAACCCCACTGAATCAGCTGGAGGCTGGGGAGAAAGAGCAGGGTGAGGTGGGTCCCCTTGTCCAACCCTCCAGACCTAAACTCCTAGACCTTTCAGTGTTAAACGATGGAGCGTTCATCTGCTATTCTCTGTTTGGCCTCTTCGCCACGCTGGGGTTCTTCGCCCCGTCACTTTACATCATAGAACTCAGTAAGAGCCGCGGCGTCCACCCAGAAAAGTCGGCCTACATGCTCTCTGTAATGGCGGTGTCCGAGGTCTGCGGGCGCCTGTCCATCGGGGTCATTTTAAACAAGGTGCGGATGCGTAAGACCCATGTGCTTCTGGGATGTGTAGTTCTGCTGTGTCTGGTGCTGCTTGCCTTCGCCCTGGTGACTGAGTTCTGGGGCCTGGCAGCCTGCTGCTGTCTCTATGGCTTCCTGATGGGCACCGTGGGTTCTACCCACATCCCCATGCTGGCAGAGGATTACGTGGTGGGCATAGAGAGGATGCCCTCGTCCGTGGGGGTCTATGTGTGTATCCAGAGCTTTGCTGGGCTGGCCGGACCACCGCTGGGGG GCCTGTTGGTGGACAAGACCCAGAACTATGGCTCAGCCTTCTACTCCTGTGCTGTGGGAATGGGCCTGGGCGCCATCTTCCTCGCCATGGTGGGGCCTGCCAAGTCTGGCCTCTGCCACCGCGGGAAGACGAgacaacaggaggaggaggaaggagaggaggaggaaggagaggaggagagaggagaagaggaggaggagaaggtttCTCAGGACAGTGGATCAACTGATTATTTAGATGTTGATCTGGTTGTGGCGACCAGTCCTGCTAAATGGTCCCCGCGGTCTGAACGCTGTCTGAACGCTGTCTGA
- the slc16a6b gene encoding solute carrier family 16 member 6b isoform X1, with translation MQGLKSAVRGCGGPCVYEAVPDGGWGWAVAVAFFFVEVFTYGTIKSLGVFLQDLMTEFGESNSRVSWVIAICVFILTFTAPLATVLSNRFGYRPVVMFGGFLISLGTISSAFVSSINEMYVTIGIVSGLGYCLTILPTITILSQYFNRRRSLVTALASSGESFAMFAFAPAFMALKETIGWRRCFIVIGLMQASVIGCGALLRPIIIRPDQEVSGEVSNKEKLSVKLQTIYELENEDTQTNVSSEESEESEESGDSGVTSLSASSADLRATTATQDPSETRALMEDQGEKNQGGQATLGTPLNQLEAGEKEQGEVGPLVQPSRPKLLDLSVLNDGAFICYSLFGLFATLGFFAPSLYIIELSKSRGVHPEKSAYMLSVMAVSEVCGRLSIGVILNKVRMRKTHVLLGCVVLLCLVLLAFALVTEFWGLAACCCLYGFLMGTVGSTHIPMLAEDYVVGIERMPSSVGVYVCIQSFAGLAGPPLGGLLVDKTQNYGSAFYSCAVGMGLGAIFLAMVGPAKSGLCHRGKTRQQEEEEGEEEEGEEERGEEEEEKVSQDSGSTDYLDVDLVVATSPAKWSPRSERCLNAV, from the exons ATGCAGGGGTTAAAGTCAGCGGTGCGGGGGTGCGGTGGTCCATGTGTGTACGAGGCGGTGCCAGACGGAGGCTGGGGCTGGGCGGTGGCCGTGGCCTTCTTCTTCGTTGAGGTGTTTACTTACGGGACCATCAAGTCTCTGGGGGTGTTCCTCCAGGATCTCATGACAGAGTTTGGGGAGAGCAACAGCAGAGTATCCTGGGTCATCGCAATCTGCGTCTTCATCCTCACCTTCACAG cccctctgGCCACGGTGCTCAGTAACCGGTTCGGGTACCGTCCCGTAGTGATGTTTGGGGGTTTTCTGATCAGTCTGGGAACCATCAGCTCTGCTTTCGTCTCCTCCATCAACGAGATGTACGTCACCATCGGCATCGTCTCAG GTCTGGGGTACTGCCTGACCATCCTGcccaccatcaccatcctgtCTCAGTACTTCAACAGGAGGAGGTCCCTGGTCACCGCCCTGGCCTCCTCAGGGGAGTCCTTTGCCATGTTTGCCTTCGCACCAG cCTTCATGGCCTTGAAGGAGACCATCGGCTGGCGCCGCTGCTTCATTGTCATCGGTCTCATGCAGGCCTCCGTGATTGGCTGCGGCGCTCTGCTTCGACCAATCATCATCAGACCTGACCAGGAAGTGTCCGGGGAGGTGTCCAATAAGGAGAAGCTGTCCGTTAAGCTGCAGACGATCTACGAGCTGGAAAATGAGGACACCCAGACCAACGTTAGCTCTGAGGAGTCTGAGGAGTCTGAGGAGTCAGGGGATTCCGGGGtcacctctctgtctgcctccagTGCTGACCTCCGGGCCACCACAGCCACACAGGACCCCTCTGAGACCCGGGCCCTCATGGAGGACCAGGGGGAGAAGAACCAGGGTGGACAGGCAACCCTTGGAACCCCACTGAATCAGCTGGAGGCTGGGGAGAAAGAGCAGGGTGAGGTGGGTCCCCTTGTCCAACCCTCCAGACCTAAACTCCTAGACCTTTCAGTGTTAAACGATGGAGCGTTCATCTGCTATTCTCTGTTTGGCCTCTTCGCCACGCTGGGGTTCTTCGCCCCGTCACTTTACATCATAGAACTCAGTAAGAGCCGCGGCGTCCACCCAGAAAAGTCGGCCTACATGCTCTCTGTAATGGCGGTGTCCGAGGTCTGCGGGCGCCTGTCCATCGGGGTCATTTTAAACAAGGTGCGGATGCGTAAGACCCATGTGCTTCTGGGATGTGTAGTTCTGCTGTGTCTGGTGCTGCTTGCCTTCGCCCTGGTGACTGAGTTCTGGGGCCTGGCAGCCTGCTGCTGTCTCTATGGCTTCCTGATGGGCACCGTGGGTTCTACCCACATCCCCATGCTGGCAGAGGATTACGTGGTGGGCATAGAGAGGATGCCCTCGTCCGTGGGGGTCTATGTGTGTATCCAGAGCTTTGCTGGGCTGGCCGGACCACCGCTGGGGG GCCTGTTGGTGGACAAGACCCAGAACTATGGCTCAGCCTTCTACTCCTGTGCTGTGGGAATGGGCCTGGGCGCCATCTTCCTCGCCATGGTGGGGCCTGCCAAGTCTGGCCTCTGCCACCGCGGGAAGACGAgacaacaggaggaggaggaaggagaggaggaggaaggagaggaggagagaggagaagaggaggaggagaaggtttCTCAGGACAGTGGATCAACTGATTATTTAGATGTTGATCTGGTTGTGGCGACCAGTCCTGCTAAATGGTCCCCGCGGTCTGAACGCTGTCTGAACGCTGTCTGA